The Gymnogyps californianus isolate 813 chromosome 5, ASM1813914v2, whole genome shotgun sequence genome contains a region encoding:
- the PPP1R36 gene encoding protein phosphatase 1 regulatory subunit 36 — protein LQTIKPTAGVWYWKDDTNTLEFASSNPAAEENLKEGKNTHFQEMRVKTLKSIFQDDCSATLPERRLADKEGKLHRLSKWVQHEYVTLDDVKYAALLLKEANESHHMLSFAAVMRNEKLDEFLMALLFYLSFYLEKIALEKKYRSLISTMIFFEKKEMDDVLAKLAVARIHLAKVYCNLILGRGMAQQCHMPSARRKTSLQKDRSFFEGFYNFCSYVAWLVFRRKHFQMIREEVGRLLCSDVFNPALRDRNNVDLQKPGDQAADAKTVRLPYLRKVHAKHPSINSMVHQRSPVLSTLLPLPKDSAQYLSQNHYCRGRDPRPCACDGLPDFSELFTTKVGILGAHCSQLKSVMSMPDRPMEEEEEEEEEQEQGRLRSAFSILTNDLSLPPLRSPQNRLSSHSTVLSRAMAEGDCNQSNEQQW, from the exons CTCCAATCCAGCAGCTGAGGAAAAccttaaggaaggaaaaaatactcaCTTTCAGGAAATGCGTGTTAAGACATTAAAGAG CATCTTCCAGGATGATTGCAGTGCAACGCTGCCTGAAAGAAGGCTGGctgacaaagaaggaaaattgcATAGGCTGTCCAAGTGGGTACAACATGAATACGTGACGTTGGATGATGTCAAAT atgctgctttgcttttgaaagaagcaAATGAGTCACATCACATGTTATCATTTGCAGCAGTTATGAG GAATGAGAAACTAGATGAGTTCCTCATGGCCCTGCTCTTCTACCTGTctttttatctggaaaaaattgccctggaaaagaaatacagatccTTGATTTC gaCTATGATATTTTTcgagaagaaagaaatggacgATGTGTTGGCGAAGTTAGCGGTGGCCAGGATTCACCTTGCCAAGGTGTACTGTAACCTTATCCTCGGACGAGGCATGGCACAGCAGTGCCACATGCCTAGTGCAAG GAGAAAAACATCGTTGCAGAAAGATCGGAGCTTCTTTGAG GGCTTCTACAACTTCTGCAGCTACGTGGCTTGGCTTGTGTTCAGACGGAAGCACTTCCAAATGATTCGGGAGGAAGTTGGCAGGCTTCTTTGCTCCGACGTGTTCAATCCCGCCTTAAGAGACAGGAACAATGTTGACTTGCAGAAACCAGGAGACCAGGCTGCTGATGCAAAAACAGTGCGATTGCCGTATCTGAG aaaagtCCATGCCAAGCATCCTTCCATAAACAGCATGGTTCACCAGCGCTCGCCAGTGCTCAGCACGCTGCTGCCCTTACCGAAGGACAGTGCTCAATACCTCTCCCAGAACCACTACTGTCGGGGCAGAGACCCTCGACCTTGCGCGTGTGACGGCCTGCCGGACTTCTCAGAATTGTTCACTACCAA GGTGGGCATCCTTGGAGCTCATTGTAGTCAGTTAAAATCTGTTATGAGCATGCCTGACCGGCcaatggaggaggaggaggaggaagaggaagaacaagaaCAAGGAAGACTAAGGAGTGCTTTCTCCATCCTGACAAATGACCTCAGTTTGCCACCTCTGAGAAGCCCCCAAAACAGGCTTAGTAGTCACAGCACTGTGCTCTCAAGAGCGATGGCAGAAGGTGACTGTAATCAGAGCAACGAGCAGCAGTGGTAG